The Bacteroides acidifaciens genome includes a region encoding these proteins:
- a CDS encoding transposase: MQKKPIDYKAILSMFLPKGMLDYFDFTDYSDMGEYYIFSLEEKNTVPDEYSNLPLVSKGFYPEITVTDFPARDRTVYLKVKRRRWEDKQTGKTYSRSWKLVADGTRITAEFGSFLKELY; encoded by the coding sequence ATGCAAAAGAAACCAATAGATTATAAGGCTATATTGTCCATGTTCTTACCCAAAGGCATGCTTGACTATTTTGATTTTACCGACTACTCAGATATGGGTGAGTATTATATATTCTCTCTTGAAGAGAAAAATACTGTACCTGACGAGTATTCAAACCTCCCACTAGTTTCAAAAGGTTTCTATCCAGAGATAACAGTTACAGATTTTCCTGCCCGTGACCGCACTGTATATTTAAAAGTAAAACGTCGCAGATGGGAGGATAAGCAAACGGGTAAGACATACAGCAGGAGCTGGAAGTTGGTTGCAGACGGGACTAGGATAACAGCCGAGTTCGGTTCTTTTTTAAAAGAACTATATTGA